Genomic DNA from Desulfobacterales bacterium:
CTTTAAATTCATTACAGGTTAAGATTTTAGCTTTACTTGGCTTTTCTTCTGAAATTTATACGTCATTGGTAACATGATTTATGAAAAATAATAAAATTCAAAAAAATTTAAGCGAATGGACAGTAATTACCCATCATAAAAATTTATTAAATAAAGTATTGAAACCAAATGAAATAAAAGGTCAGACGTATCTACAATGGCTAAAAACAGGTGCGGTCTCTAATACTCCTAATTCTATTATTGAAACAAGTGAAAAACTAAGTTTTTTATTAGAGGCTTCTGTAGATAAATGGGATTTGAGTTTTTTAAATCCAAATCGTAAAAAATTTTTAGCTGGATTAGGACGTAGAAATAGTAATCAAGGAATTCAACGATTAAAACCTTATAAACGTTATCCTATATTAATAGCATTTATGGCTCAATCTTTAGAAGATGTCGTTGACGAATTAGTTGATTTATTTGATAAATATTTGTTAAACAGTTACATGCATTCTAAACGAAAATTAGAAAAATTTCACTTAGCTACTATAAAAACTACTCAGGAAAAATTAAGAATATTGCAAAAAATAGGTATAATTCTTTTAGATAAGAATATTTCTGATGACAAATTAAGAGAGGAAATTTATAAAAATATCCCCCCCGAAATTCTTAGAGAGATATTACAGGAGTGTTCCGGACTAATTAGACCTAAACAAGATTTGCACTATGATTATTTCGCAAATTATTATTTATGTATCCGAAGATTTATTCCGAAATTTTTAAATGTTCTAAAATTTCATTCAAATGTTAAAGATAATGGATTATTAAAAGCTGTAAATATTTTAAGAGAATTTAATAATAACAAAGATTTTGATGAAAACTTTGACGAATTAAATTTAGACTTTATTCCAAAAGGATGGAAACCTTATCTTTATGACAAAAATAAAAAAATTAATAAAAAATATTTCGAACTTTGCACACTTTGGGAACTTAGAGGTGCTTTAAGGTCAGGTAATATATGGGTTCAGCATTCCAGACGTTACGCTGATCCTGAGACTTATTTAATCCCAAAGGAACAATGGATAACACTAAAAGAACAAGCTTGTAAGCTTCTTAAAATGAATACAGGTGAAGAGCGTTTGGCTCAAGCTAATCAAGAATTAAAAGACGCTTTAAAAAAATTAGATAACGAATTAATAAATAGCGACAGATTACGTATAGAAAATGATAAACTTATAGTATCTCCCTTAAAAGCTGAAATAATAGAACCAAGCTGTATAAACTTACAAAAAGCCATTACGGAAAGATTACCAAAAATAGAACTATCAGAACTCCTTATTGAGGTAGATCATTGGACAGGTTTTAGTGATTGTTTAGAACATGCGGCGGAAGTTCAACCTCGTTCTTCAAAATTAATTAAATATTTACATGCTTCCATCTTAGCCCAGTCATGCAATTTAGGATTAAAAAAAATGGCGGAAGCTTCTGATTTATCTTATAGTCAATTAGCTTGGCATACAAATTGGTATTTATCCGAAGATACTCTTCAAGCCTGTATAAATAAGTTAGTTAATTATCAATATCATTTACCTATTAGTAAACACTGGGGTGTTGGTTCTTTTTCTTCGTCGGATGGACAACGTTTTCCTGTCCCTATTAAAACAAAGAATGCCGT
This window encodes:
- a CDS encoding Tn3 family transposase produces the protein MKNNKIQKNLSEWTVITHHKNLLNKVLKPNEIKGQTYLQWLKTGAVSNTPNSIIETSEKLSFLLEASVDKWDLSFLNPNRKKFLAGLGRRNSNQGIQRLKPYKRYPILIAFMAQSLEDVVDELVDLFDKYLLNSYMHSKRKLEKFHLATIKTTQEKLRILQKIGIILLDKNISDDKLREEIYKNIPPEILREILQECSGLIRPKQDLHYDYFANYYLCIRRFIPKFLNVLKFHSNVKDNGLLKAVNILREFNNNKDFDENFDELNLDFIPKGWKPYLYDKNKKINKKYFELCTLWELRGALRSGNIWVQHSRRYADPETYLIPKEQWITLKEQACKLLKMNTGEERLAQANQELKDALKKLDNELINSDRLRIENDKLIVSPLKAEIIEPSCINLQKAITERLPKIELSELLIEVDHWTGFSDCLEHAAEVQPRSSKLIKYLHASILAQSCNLGLKKMAEASDLSYSQLAWHTNWYLSEDTLQACINKLVNYQYHLPISKHWGVGSFSSSDGQRFPVPIKTKNAVALPRYFGYGKGLTFYTWTSDQFSQYGSKVIPSTVRDATYVLDAILDNETELQIMEHTTDTAGYTELIFALFDLLGMQFSPRIRDIGDQRIYQIDKNTEYKNIGPLLKGTIRQDIILNSWDDLLRLAASIKMGWVTASLFIGLTET